One Varibaculum prostatecancerukia genomic window, TGGGCAATCCGGTAGAGGTAGACCATATACTGGTCACGGAGGTTATAACTCCCGGCGGTAATTGGTCTTCGTATCCTCCCCATAAGCACGATGAGCATTCCGAAACTGAACGGATTTTGGAAGAAATCTACTACTACCAGGTAAAACCGGCCGCAAACGGCACTACCGGGATGGCGCTGCAGCGCATTTATCCCTCTAAAGGACACACCATTGATGTGTGCGCCGAGGTACACAGCGGGGATGCAGTAGTGATGCCGCACGGTTGGCACGGTCCTTCGGTAGCCGCGCCTGGATACCACCTGTATTATTTGAACGTAATGGCCGGCCCGGCCGAGGACGCCGCCTGGTTAGTAACTATCGACCCGGACTATGTCTGGCTCACTGAGGATTGGGGCGGCGGCGATGCTGATCCCCGCCTACCCATGACCAACGCCACCATCAAGGAGGACTAAGGATGGCAAAATTTGAGACTGTTCGCCTAACTACTGCTCAGGCGACTATCCGCTTCTTAATCAACCAATATTCTGAGCGTGACGGTAAAGAATACCGTCTGATTCCCGGAACTTTCGGGATTTTCGGACATGGAAACGTGTGTGGCATCGGTCAGGCGCTGCTGCAAAACGAACTAGATTCCACCCCCGATGGGGGAGTGATGGAATACTATATGCCGCGTAACGAGCAGGGCGCGGTGCATGCGGCTGCGGCTTATGCTAAGGCCAAGAACCGGCTGCAGACCCTTGCGGTTACCACTTCGATTGGACCGGGTGCCTTGAATATGGTGACTGGCGCGGCGCTGGCCACCACTAACCGGGTGCCGGTATTGCTGCTGCCTTCTGACCAGTTCGCTACTCGCTACCCGGATCCGGTGCTCCAGCAGCTGGAAGATCCGCGTTCTTTGGACGTGACTGTGAATGATGCGTTCCGCTGTGTGTCGCGTTTCTTTGACCGGATTAACCGTCCCGAGCAGCTGATGCCTTCCTTGATGAATGCGATGCGCGTGCTAACTGACCCGGCAGAGACCGGTGCGGTGGTGCTGGCGATGCCGCAGGATGTGCAGGCTGAGGCCTTCGATTGGCCGGTAGAAATGTTTGAAAAGCGGGTTTGGCATGTGCGCCGCCCGGCAGTATCTGAGACCGAGATGGAGAGGGCTGCCGCGATTATTAAGTCGGCGAAGCGTCCTTTGATTGTTTCTGGTGGAGGCACGATTTATGCGGAAGCCTCTCAGGAGCTGCGCGATTTGGCGAGCGCCACCGGGATTCCGGTGTCTGACACCCAGGCGGGTAAGGGCGCTATCAACTATGACCACGAATGCGCCGTAGGTGGCGTGGGCTCTACCGGTGCTAATAGCGCGAACCATTTGGCAGATAAAGCAGATGTGGTAATCGGGGTGGGTACTCGCTACTCGGACTTCACTACCGCATCCCACACCCAGTTCAAGAACCCGGATGTACGTTTTGTAAACATCAACGTGAAAGCCTTCGATGCAGCTAAGCATGCGGGTGAAATGGTGGTGGCTGACGCCAAGTTGGCGCTGGCTGCTTTGAAAGAAGCACTCGGAGATTACCGGGTTGACGAGGCCTACACCAAGGAAATCGCTAGCGAGCGCGAGGAATGGTTCGAAAA contains:
- the iolB gene encoding 5-deoxy-glucuronate isomerase gives rise to the protein MSDNENYLFRDGQLKNGQFELDLTPEKAGWEFSGLKVLNLPAGASQEVSSGNNELLVLPFEGGCTVTVDGEEFEIKGRKDIWSEITDYLYVPINKTFTVSSEKGGRFALPSSKANNAKPLRYCPKDEVISMIRGKGDCTREVHNYTMGNPVEVDHILVTEVITPGGNWSSYPPHKHDEHSETERILEEIYYYQVKPAANGTTGMALQRIYPSKGHTIDVCAEVHSGDAVVMPHGWHGPSVAAPGYHLYYLNVMAGPAEDAAWLVTIDPDYVWLTEDWGGGDADPRLPMTNATIKED
- the iolD gene encoding 3D-(3,5/4)-trihydroxycyclohexane-1,2-dione acylhydrolase (decyclizing), with product MAKFETVRLTTAQATIRFLINQYSERDGKEYRLIPGTFGIFGHGNVCGIGQALLQNELDSTPDGGVMEYYMPRNEQGAVHAAAAYAKAKNRLQTLAVTTSIGPGALNMVTGAALATTNRVPVLLLPSDQFATRYPDPVLQQLEDPRSLDVTVNDAFRCVSRFFDRINRPEQLMPSLMNAMRVLTDPAETGAVVLAMPQDVQAEAFDWPVEMFEKRVWHVRRPAVSETEMERAAAIIKSAKRPLIVSGGGTIYAEASQELRDLASATGIPVSDTQAGKGAINYDHECAVGGVGSTGANSANHLADKADVVIGVGTRYSDFTTASHTQFKNPDVRFVNINVKAFDAAKHAGEMVVADAKLALAALKEALGDYRVDEAYTKEIASEREEWFEKTAECYGAHDQELPAQTEVFGALNDMMGDNDVVINAAGSMPGDLQCLWQAKTPVQYHVEYAFSCMGYEIPAAMGVKMALPDSEVVAIVGDGTYQMLPMELATVVQENIKVIYVLLQNYGFSSIGSLSESRGSQRFGTRYRMGDGNPHNQDGELLPVDIAKNAESWGLKVLKVHTIEEFRDAYRQAEKSERAVMIHIETNLFGPNPPNCSYWDVVVPEVSRIESTQQARKEYEEALVDQRHYWKQ